The DNA sequence TGATACTGTTTTACCCGCGCCAGATAGGTGCGGGTCTCTTGCGGCATCCGCGCCAGCCCCTTACGTTCCACATTGCCCATGCCCCAATTATAGGCCGCCAGCGCTCGGTCAAGATTGCCCTCGAAGCGGTCAAGCAGCTGACGCAAATAGCGCGCACCGCCCATCACGTTCTGCTCCGCCTCAAACGGATCGCTCACCCCCAGATCACGTGCTGTCCCCGGCATCAACTGCATCAGACCTTGCGCCCCGGCATGCGACTGCGCCCGCACATTGAAACCGCTTTCCGCCTGGATAACCGCCTTCACCAACGCCGGGTTCAAATCGTAACGCGCTGCTGCCCGTTCTGCCAACTCCAGCACCGCGCCCTTTTCCGCCCCTGTCACCGTACCCTGCTGCCGCTGTTGCTCCATCTGCCGCAGGGCCCCTGCCAGCGACGCCGACCGCTCCGACTGCGGCTCAACGGTCGCCGCACGGTAGTGCGCCAGACCCGCTTGCCACGCCAGCGAAGCACTCTCGCACACCTCCGGCGACCCCACCGCGAACACCTGCCGGCTGCTGGCCAGCATCAGCGGCGCCATATCTGCCAGCGCTGCCGACGCATCGCCTTGCACCGCCGACGCAAAAAGTGCCGCAAAATCGCCGGTCCCACGAATCTGACCGGCCATCACACGCTGCTGCGGTGCCTGCCCGCTCTGCGTCATTTCCGTCAGTCGCATGTCCATCTCCCTGCTGCCAAGCGGCCTAAGACACTCCAGCCACGCTGTTGCAACGCTTTCCGTTGCCCGGATTCCCTCTGCTCTTGAGTAATATATCGGCCAACCCTTCACCAAAGTTTACCCAACGACCGTTACTATCAGCCAATACGGCGATAAACCCTGCACACGGCACAGCAACCTCCCCGGCCGTCAGTGCAAAACGGGCGCAGGGCTAGTGGTGGTGCCTGGTTCCAGCGCAGCCCATTCCGGCCAGACACCCAAGGGCCAGCCCGCCAGCCGGTACTGGTTGTAGAGGATATTGAGCCACTGGCGCAGTTGGCTGTGCTGCAGATTGAGACTGACGGCCGGAACAGAACTGGCAGAGCCCTCCTTAAACAGCAACTGCAACGCGTCGGGCCGCTGGACCACGTCAACCACATGCACCAGAAAACGGGTTTTGGGTTGCCGCAGTTGCACCGGCGCCTGACCTGTGTGGCTCTGAGCAGCAGCCTGCTGGGCAAAGCTGTTGCGCACCTGCGTTTGCAGATCGTCAGCCCCTTGCCCTTCGAGCAGATGACACAGATGGGCCACCAATCGATTGAGCAGACGCAACGTCAACCACAGTTGCAGGGTTTCACCGTTGGCCAATTCACCGCAAAGCTGGACACGGTCTTCACAATCGTCGTAAACCGTCGTGATTTTTTGCAGTTGCAACATGGAACATTTCCTCCGCAGTCCTGGCGGCAGCGAAGCATCGGGCTGTAGCCGCTTCGGTCTGCCGCAATGACTTTACCATTGCCTTTTTCCGCCGGCTGGCGTATAACTGCCCTCCGCATGCGCGATTAGCTCAGCTGGATAGAGCGTTGGCCTCCGGAGCCAAAGGTCACAAGTTCGAATCTTGTATCGCGCGCCAAAGAAATCAAAGGGTTAGCTCGGAAACGAGCTAACCCTTTTTGTGTTGTGCCCATCTGGTGCCCAATGCATGCCCAGCATTTTTGGCACCGCCAAATCTTGACTGCTGGCTCCAGGGAAATGAACTTTATTCCTGAGCCAATAGTCATACCAAAATCACACCGCCCGACACAGACAATGCACCGTCCTTTTCAAATCGGCAGGTTAAGGAGATCAAAAAAGGTGCCAACCAAAAAAACTGGTATCTTTCACCTCCCCCGCCCTCCTGCCTTGACCATTGGTCTTATTTTGCCTGCTTCTGGGATATTCCTTCTTGGTCCGGCAAAATCTCTACCAAGTCACCAATCGAGCAATCGAAAAACAGGCAAATTTTTTCTAGGTTGCCGATCGTTGTGTTTGCTGCCTTTTGGTTGGCGATCCGGGAGAGAGTCGACAGATGAATTCCCGTTTTTTCAGAGATCTCCTTGAGGCTAACACGCTGGCCAAGTTTGAGTTCCAAATCAGCGATAAGGTGCTTGAGATGATATCGAATCACGGCGTTCCTCTCTAAAAACAATCGCAGCTATTCCTTTTGCAAGCATACAACCATCTTGATTTCGGTGAAAACTAAAAACTTTACTAGATGTTTTTTGCACTAAAATCAATTAAATAGCAGGAAAAATGCATTATTGCTAAAT is a window from the Desulfuromonas thiophila genome containing:
- a CDS encoding helix-turn-helix domain-containing protein is translated as MIRYHLKHLIADLELKLGQRVSLKEISEKTGIHLSTLSRIANQKAANTTIGNLEKICLFFDCSIGDLVEILPDQEGISQKQAK
- a CDS encoding lytic transglycosylase domain-containing protein, translating into MRLTEMTQSGQAPQQRVMAGQIRGTGDFAALFASAVQGDASAALADMAPLMLASSRQVFAVGSPEVCESASLAWQAGLAHYRAATVEPQSERSASLAGALRQMEQQRQQGTVTGAEKGAVLELAERAAARYDLNPALVKAVIQAESGFNVRAQSHAGAQGLMQLMPGTARDLGVSDPFEAEQNVMGGARYLRQLLDRFEGNLDRALAAYNWGMGNVERKGLARMPQETRTYLARVKQYQAEFV